In Bifidobacterium sp. ESL0775, the following are encoded in one genomic region:
- a CDS encoding ribonuclease HII: protein MELERELAGQGFDLIVGFDEVGRGALAGPVMVGAAAVWARDLDDLEVPVGVADSKLLTEHKREAMFEGLRAWCTASAVGQASNKEIDEWGISYALGIAALRAVNEVERELRIDDSGTNGGTGTSSSNGSMDVSSDVVSALRDSSGPLRVGAILDGPNDYISKAAGTFDAPAVPILPNVTTKVKADQSCALVSTASVIAKVTRDRLMVALSQGNPSYAPYQWQHNKGYGSAAHRAAIAKYGPTPLHRVSWHLT, encoded by the coding sequence TTGGAACTCGAACGTGAGCTGGCCGGACAGGGCTTCGACCTGATCGTCGGCTTCGACGAGGTCGGGCGCGGGGCGCTCGCGGGTCCGGTGATGGTAGGCGCGGCGGCGGTATGGGCCCGTGATCTGGACGATCTCGAAGTCCCCGTTGGCGTGGCTGATTCCAAATTGCTCACCGAGCACAAGCGCGAGGCGATGTTCGAGGGTCTGCGCGCGTGGTGCACGGCCAGCGCGGTCGGGCAGGCCAGCAACAAGGAGATCGACGAATGGGGCATCTCCTATGCCCTGGGCATCGCGGCCCTGCGCGCGGTCAACGAGGTCGAGCGGGAACTGAGGATCGATGATTCCGGAACCAATGGTGGTACTGGTACATCGTCGTCCAATGGATCCATGGACGTATCGTCGGATGTGGTTTCGGCCTTGCGGGATTCTTCCGGCCCGTTACGTGTCGGTGCGATCCTCGACGGCCCGAATGACTATATTTCGAAAGCCGCAGGGACCTTCGACGCGCCCGCGGTGCCGATCCTGCCGAACGTGACCACCAAGGTGAAGGCCGACCAAAGCTGCGCGCTGGTCTCCACCGCCTCCGTCATCGCCAAGGTGACGCGGGACCGGCTCATGGTCGCGCTCTCGCAAGGCAATCCCAGTTATGCGCCCTACCAATGGCAGCATAACAAGGGCTACGGCTCCGCCGCCCACCGCGCCGCCATCGCCAAGTACGGCCCGACCCCGCTGCACCGCGTCAGCTGGCATCTGACCTGA
- a CDS encoding LacI family DNA-binding transcriptional regulator — MSVQRNPGKRPSMFDVAKMAGVSHQTVSRVINHSPEVSDATRARVQHAIDALGYRPSNSARTLASQRSHTIGLIAGGLNFLGSVSSILAIESLVRRHGLFLAVSMVHEALCSQREFEALCHTFEEQNVDAFIFLTPTDVMLSAACRTRLPEPRVLVTSTHGNLSMSRAGGLMDAEGRRHTAIVGVDQWGAMEEVARLVARFGHRSALYFTGPLQWRDAVTRLLGWRKASLANRIASREIVCNTWNSSEAYARMNHELETIGSAGAQKPTVIVTANDEQAIGVARALHEHGLRIPQDVSLVGFDDMTGVNDMWPPLTTVRSDYEGLGTAAMREVLRLLGEGGETTFVANAHGAGLIPAEVIQRHSLGPVPRL; from the coding sequence ATGAGCGTTCAACGCAATCCGGGCAAGCGACCGTCGATGTTCGATGTGGCCAAGATGGCCGGCGTCAGCCATCAGACCGTTTCCCGTGTGATCAACCATTCCCCCGAGGTCTCCGACGCCACCCGCGCCCGCGTCCAGCACGCCATCGACGCGCTCGGCTACCGTCCGAGCAATTCCGCGCGGACGTTGGCCTCGCAACGTTCCCACACCATCGGGCTCATCGCCGGGGGCCTCAATTTTTTGGGATCGGTTTCGTCCATTCTGGCCATAGAATCGCTGGTCCGTCGCCATGGCCTGTTCCTAGCCGTCTCGATGGTGCATGAGGCGTTGTGCTCGCAACGGGAATTCGAGGCCCTTTGCCATACATTCGAGGAACAGAACGTCGACGCGTTCATTTTCCTGACGCCGACCGACGTGATGCTTTCCGCCGCCTGCCGCACCAGGCTTCCAGAGCCACGTGTGCTCGTCACCTCGACGCACGGCAACCTTTCGATGAGCCGCGCGGGCGGGTTGATGGACGCCGAAGGACGCCGGCACACCGCCATCGTGGGCGTCGACCAGTGGGGCGCGATGGAGGAGGTGGCGCGCTTGGTCGCGCGGTTCGGCCATCGTTCTGCGCTGTATTTCACCGGGCCGTTGCAATGGCGCGACGCGGTGACCCGTCTGCTCGGCTGGCGCAAGGCCTCGCTTGCCAATCGGATTGCGTCGCGCGAGATAGTATGTAATACATGGAATTCGTCGGAAGCTTACGCCCGCATGAACCATGAGCTCGAAACCATCGGGTCGGCCGGCGCGCAGAAGCCGACCGTCATCGTCACCGCCAACGACGAGCAGGCCATCGGCGTGGCCCGTGCGTTGCACGAGCATGGCCTGCGCATCCCGCAGGACGTCAGCCTGGTCGGCTTCGACGACATGACCGGCGTCAACGACATGTGGCCGCCGCTGACCACGGTGCGTTCAGACTATGAGGGGCTCGGCACCGCCGCGATGCGCGAGGTGCTGCGTCTGCTGGGCGAGGGCGGCGAGACCACGTTCGTGGCCAACGCCCACGGCGCGGGCTTGATTCCCGCCGAGGTCATCCAGCGCCATTCGCTCGGGCCTGTGCCGAGGTTGTAA
- a CDS encoding helix-turn-helix domain-containing protein: MSTHDTDNKDRGSAGQADFLNLVEGNADIAATSKANDEGPTQDTPSHITVIADSHDNVADTERAKAAETLANRDNLEAIAFECLAHGLSDRRVVSLLHVLGWPEQFSCFAVGGTAASTFKQAASTIHRKAHDLGSEHCLVGRSNGLTIGVIVVQSAATPEVTCTAVMPAFDKAKPVCLGPTRRDAGGAARTLGATLSAFHVMPAIHPLPRPARAADMLPERALIGDQDAIDELYQNVYQSLKSGNENDPTLQTVAAFLSSGGSLDTTGKELNVHPNTVRYRIKRAADATGWDANDPRDAYVLRTAIIIGAIRDAQNKNAQNSDAHVESDV; encoded by the coding sequence ATGAGCACGCACGATACCGACAACAAGGACAGGGGATCCGCCGGACAGGCCGATTTCCTGAACCTTGTCGAAGGCAACGCCGATATCGCGGCAACTTCGAAAGCGAACGATGAGGGGCCGACGCAAGACACGCCGTCACATATCACCGTCATCGCGGATTCGCACGACAACGTCGCCGACACCGAACGCGCCAAGGCCGCAGAAACCCTGGCCAACCGCGACAACCTCGAGGCCATCGCCTTCGAGTGCCTGGCCCACGGCCTGAGCGACCGACGGGTGGTCTCGCTTCTGCACGTGCTGGGCTGGCCCGAGCAATTCAGCTGCTTCGCCGTTGGCGGCACCGCGGCGTCCACGTTCAAGCAGGCGGCTTCGACAATCCATCGCAAGGCACACGACCTTGGCAGCGAGCATTGCCTGGTCGGGCGCAGCAACGGCCTGACTATCGGCGTCATCGTGGTGCAAAGCGCCGCCACGCCCGAGGTGACCTGCACGGCGGTGATGCCCGCGTTCGACAAGGCCAAGCCGGTGTGTCTCGGCCCGACACGGCGCGATGCGGGCGGCGCGGCGCGCACGCTCGGCGCCACGCTGTCCGCCTTCCACGTCATGCCCGCGATCCATCCGCTGCCACGCCCGGCTCGCGCGGCCGACATGCTGCCGGAGCGCGCGCTGATCGGCGACCAGGACGCCATCGACGAGCTCTACCAAAACGTCTACCAAAGCCTGAAAAGCGGCAACGAGAACGACCCGACGCTGCAGACCGTCGCCGCGTTCCTCTCCTCCGGCGGCTCGCTCGACACCACCGGCAAGGAGCTCAACGTCCATCCCAACACCGTGCGCTACCGCATCAAGCGCGCGGCCGACGCCACCGGCTGGGATGCCAACGACCCACGCGACGCCTACGTGCTGCGCACCGCCATCATCATCGGCGCCATCCGCGACGCCCAAAACAAGAACGCACAAAACAGCGACGCCCACGTTGAAAGCGACGTATAG